One window of Dyadobacter sandarakinus genomic DNA carries:
- a CDS encoding DUF6786 family protein — protein sequence MKSYPLILVLLSVFLASGCRKKSFSTETTTVELHPGSFPKGTFGYDLAFLKKHITPIILTAPDNASAKLIVIPEYQGRVMTSTAAGDGGNSYGWINYDLISSGRKNPHINAYGGEDRLWLSPEGGQFSVYFSKGDSFTYHNWQTPALIDSEPFEVVSTDSVSASFRKKGSLENYSGTKMKFLIERKVTMLTRREIQELLSIRSLEDVKATGYASENTLTNTGPEWEREKGAIGLWILGMFTPGEKTTIVAPLSSHYQGKPQLTADYFGKIPDDRLVVHDTAVFLKADGRYRSKIGLAPLSAKPVAGSYDAEKNILTVVQYDLNMQGEYLKSAWKLHEEPFKGDAFNAYNDGPLPDGTQMGPFYELESSSSVRILGHNDKLSHTHRTFHFEGDKTILNRIAEKLFGMDIDQIGEIFK from the coding sequence ATGAAAAGCTACCCATTAATCCTGGTACTGCTATCTGTTTTTCTGGCTTCAGGCTGCCGTAAGAAATCATTCAGCACAGAAACGACTACCGTGGAACTACATCCGGGCAGTTTTCCAAAAGGTACCTTCGGGTACGACCTCGCTTTTTTGAAAAAGCACATTACGCCCATTATCCTCACCGCACCCGATAATGCCAGCGCCAAGCTCATCGTAATTCCCGAGTACCAGGGGCGTGTGATGACCAGTACAGCAGCGGGCGACGGCGGCAACAGTTATGGCTGGATCAACTATGACCTCATTTCCAGCGGTCGCAAAAATCCCCATATTAATGCATACGGAGGCGAAGACCGGCTGTGGCTTTCGCCGGAAGGCGGCCAGTTTTCGGTGTATTTCAGTAAAGGGGATAGTTTTACCTACCACAACTGGCAAACTCCCGCCCTCATTGACTCTGAGCCTTTTGAAGTCGTAAGTACCGATTCTGTATCGGCTTCTTTCCGGAAAAAAGGATCACTGGAAAATTATTCAGGTACCAAAATGAAGTTCCTGATCGAGCGGAAGGTTACCATGCTAACCCGGCGTGAAATCCAGGAGCTGCTTTCGATCCGATCACTTGAAGATGTAAAAGCGACGGGCTATGCGTCCGAAAATACGCTTACCAATACCGGCCCGGAATGGGAACGTGAAAAAGGGGCTATCGGCCTGTGGATCCTGGGTATGTTTACGCCGGGAGAGAAAACCACCATTGTAGCGCCGCTGTCGAGCCACTACCAGGGAAAGCCGCAGCTTACTGCTGATTATTTTGGTAAAATCCCGGATGACAGGCTGGTGGTACATGATACGGCTGTGTTTCTGAAAGCCGATGGCCGGTACCGCAGTAAAATCGGTCTGGCGCCACTTTCTGCGAAGCCCGTAGCCGGCAGCTACGATGCCGAAAAAAACATTCTAACCGTAGTGCAGTACGATCTCAACATGCAGGGCGAGTACCTCAAATCGGCCTGGAAGCTGCATGAAGAGCCTTTTAAAGGTGACGCATTCAATGCCTACAATGATGGTCCGCTACCCGACGGTACGCAGATGGGCCCTTTTTACGAGCTCGAATCCAGTTCGTCCGTCCGGATACTGGGACATAATGATAAGCTGTCACATACCCACCGCACCTTCCATTTCGAAGGCGACAAAACGATCCTGAACCGCATAGCCGAAAAGCTTTTTGGAATGGATATTGATCAAATCGGAGAAATTTTTAAATAA
- a CDS encoding RNA polymerase sigma factor: MKHSDPLAEPYLFNRWQQCCEGDKSAFAEITELNYAALYHYGTRFTQDRDLIKDCIQDLFLNIWEKRARLSHISALRPYLFQSLRNNLIHRLRRQSLFSDIDNAASEPPDDVSPEADWIFQETDQLNATRLRSALDTLPKRQREALYLRYYENLSYEEIAVIMGLQRQAVANYLQYGIQKLREYWQHAAVSFLFLFDFFPK, from the coding sequence GTGAAACATTCCGACCCCTTAGCCGAACCTTATCTGTTTAACCGCTGGCAGCAGTGCTGTGAGGGCGACAAAAGCGCCTTTGCCGAAATTACCGAGCTCAACTATGCAGCCCTGTATCACTACGGTACCCGCTTCACCCAGGACCGCGACCTGATCAAGGATTGCATCCAGGACCTTTTCCTGAATATCTGGGAAAAGCGCGCGCGGCTTTCGCACATCAGTGCATTGCGTCCTTACCTGTTTCAATCGCTGCGCAACAATCTGATACACCGCCTTCGCCGGCAGTCGTTGTTTTCAGATATTGATAACGCTGCCAGTGAGCCGCCCGACGATGTGTCTCCCGAAGCGGACTGGATATTTCAGGAAACGGACCAGCTTAATGCAACCCGCCTCCGCAGTGCCCTCGATACCCTGCCCAAGCGCCAGCGGGAGGCATTATACCTCAGGTACTACGAAAATCTCTCCTACGAAGAAATTGCGGTGATCATGGGATTGCAGCGTCAGGCGGTTGCCAATTACCTGCAGTACGGTATCCAGAAGCTCCGTGAATACTGGCAGCATGCAGCTGTGTCTTTCCTGTTTTTATTTGATTTTTTCCCGAAATAA
- the rhaT gene encoding L-rhamnose/proton symporter RhaT, whose translation MQALLGVIFHFIGGFASGSFYIPYKRVRGWAWESYWIVGGLFSWLIVPPLAAYLTIPGFTDIIAHTDSRILFFTYFFGVLWGIGGLTYGLGVHYLGVSLGSSIILGLSSVFGSLIPSIYYQFNPTPGKDTISELLTNTWGQMVLLGLAVCVLGIMICGRAGMMKDADLKKRGAASPGANEFKIGIGLTVSIISGVLSACFAFGIDAGKVMAEEANTVWKAVNADQGEFLFQNNVTYVVILLGGLTTNLIWCMILNARNKTFGNYTDTTKPLLANYIFSALAGITWFMQFFFYGMGESKLGNGPSSWILHMAFIILVANSWGLALKEWSGVTRKTLRTIVIGILVIILSILIVGYGNYLRE comes from the coding sequence ATGCAAGCTCTTCTAGGCGTCATTTTTCACTTTATCGGAGGCTTTGCGTCCGGTAGTTTTTACATTCCTTACAAGCGGGTCAGAGGCTGGGCCTGGGAGTCGTACTGGATTGTCGGCGGACTTTTTTCATGGCTGATCGTACCTCCGCTGGCAGCCTACCTGACCATTCCCGGATTCACGGATATCATTGCCCATACCGATAGCAGAATTTTATTTTTTACCTATTTTTTTGGCGTGCTCTGGGGGATCGGAGGTCTTACCTATGGCCTGGGTGTGCATTATCTGGGCGTGTCGCTGGGAAGTTCCATTATCCTCGGACTGAGCTCCGTATTCGGTTCGCTAATCCCTTCCATTTACTACCAGTTCAATCCGACGCCGGGCAAGGATACCATTTCCGAGCTGCTGACGAACACCTGGGGGCAAATGGTACTGCTGGGACTGGCCGTGTGCGTACTGGGCATTATGATATGCGGCAGGGCCGGCATGATGAAGGATGCCGACCTGAAAAAACGGGGTGCAGCGTCGCCCGGCGCCAATGAGTTCAAGATCGGGATCGGGCTTACAGTTTCGATCATTTCGGGGGTGCTCAGCGCCTGTTTTGCATTTGGTATAGATGCAGGTAAAGTGATGGCGGAGGAGGCCAATACCGTCTGGAAAGCTGTAAATGCGGATCAGGGCGAGTTTTTGTTCCAAAACAATGTAACCTACGTGGTGATCCTGCTGGGCGGACTTACCACCAACCTCATCTGGTGTATGATCCTGAATGCGCGCAATAAAACGTTTGGCAATTATACCGATACCACAAAGCCTTTACTGGCCAACTACATCTTTTCGGCCCTGGCAGGTATCACGTGGTTTATGCAATTCTTTTTTTATGGAATGGGAGAAAGTAAGCTGGGCAATGGTCCGAGCTCCTGGATCCTGCACATGGCGTTCATCATCCTGGTTGCCAACTCCTGGGGACTTGCACTGAAAGAGTGGTCCGGTGTAACACGCAAGACGCTGAGGACAATTGTGATCGGGATACTGGTGATCATTCTCTCTATTCTTATTGTCGGATACGGCAACTATCTCCGTGAATAG